A single region of the Glycine max cultivar Williams 82 chromosome 20, Glycine_max_v4.0, whole genome shotgun sequence genome encodes:
- the LOC100797639 gene encoding AT-hook motif nuclear-localized protein 19: MANRWWTGSVGLENSGDSMKKPDLGFSMNESAVTGNHTGEEEEKENSDEPREGAIDVSTTRRPRGRPPGSKNKPKPPIFVTRDSPNALRSHVMEIAAGADIADCVAQFARRLQRGVSILSGSGTVVNVTIRQPTAPGAVMALHGRFDILSLTGSFLPGPSPPGATGLTIYLAGGQGHVVGGGVVGPLLAAGPVLLMAATFSNATYERLPLEDDDQEHGGGGGSPPGITGGPGEASSSISVYNNNVPPNLGLSNGQHLNHEAYSSSPWVHSPHARPPF, from the coding sequence atggCGAACCGGTGGTGGACCGGGTCGGTGGGTCTGGAGAACTCTGGCGACTCAATGAAAAAACCGGATCTGGGGTTTTCCATGAACGAGAGTGCGGTGACGGGGAACCATACAGGAGAAGAAGAGGAGAAAGAGAACAGCGACGAGCCCAGAGAGGGAGCGATCGACGTCTCCACCACGCGCCGCCCTAGGGGCCGTCCACCGGGCTCCAAAAACAAGCCGAAACCGCCGATATTTGTCACCAGAGACAGCCCTAACGCGCTGCGAAGCCACGTCATGGAGATCGCCGCCGGAGCCGACATCGCCGACTGCGTGGCGCAGTTCGCTCGGAGGCTCCAGCGCGGCGTCTCCATTCTCAGCGGCAGTGGCACCGTCGTCAACGTCACTATCCGCCAGCCCACGGCGCCAGGCGCCGTCATGGCGCTCCACGGCCGGTTTGATATCCTCTCCCTCACAGGCTCCTTTCTCCCCGGACCGTCCCCTCCCGGCGCCACCGGGCTCACCATCTACCTCGCCGGAGGCCAGGGGCATGTCGTCGGCGGCGGGGTGGTGGGCCCGCTCTTGGCGGCGGGTCCAGTTTTGTTAATGGCGGCTACGTTTTCCAATGCTACGTACGAAAGATTGCCTCTAGAGGATGATGATCAGGAACACGGCGGCGGCGGAGGCTCTCCGCCGGGAATTACCGGCGGTCCCGGCGAGGCCTCGTCGTCGATTTCGGTTTATAACAATAATGTTCCTCCTAATTTAGGTCTTTCGAATGGGCAACATCTGAACCATGAAGcttattcttcttctccttggGTTCATTCTCCTCATGCCAGACCTCCTTTCTAA
- the LOC100811462 gene encoding protein EIN4, translated as MEITPPPLLLLFLLLLFFLCYLVLCASATDVDFDNCNCDDGEGIWSIHSILVGQKVSDFFIAVAYFSIPIELLYFVSRSNVPFKLLFLQFIAFIVLCGMTHLLNAYSYHGPPSFQLLLSLTVAKFLTALVSCATALTLPPLIPLLLKIKVRELFLRQNVMELGQEVGMMKKQKEASWHVRMLTREIRKSLDKHNILYTTLVELSKALDLHNCAVWMPNEDRREMHLTHELKTNSAKNFQNSIPVNDPDVLEIRKTKGVKILRPDSAIGAASSGGSAELGAVAAIRMPLLHVSNFKGGTPQLVETCYAILVLVLPSSSTRVWTYHEMEIVEVVADQVAVALSHASVLEESQQMRQKLEERNRALQQAKKNAMMASQARKSFQEVMSHGMRRPMHSILGMLSLFQEDNLRSEQKIIGDTMLKVGHVLSSLINDVMEISENEKGGFRLEMKPFLLHSMMREAASIAKCLCVYEGFGFEIDVQKSLPETVMGDEARTFQVILHMIGYLLNMNDKGTLNFRVFLESDGGDRDDKNIGIWRSSSQNEYVHIKFDFQITESSQSDKAISTIHYSSRRQYYNNEPKEGLSFSMCKKLVQMMQGNIWISPNSLGLVQGMTLLLKFQIGPSLGKSIFAPKDYSSSQFRGLKVLLAEDDGVNRTVTKKLLEKLGCQVIAVSSGFECLSAISGAGNSFRIILLDLHMPEMEGFEVAKRIRKFHSRSWPLIIALIASAEEHVREKCLLAGMNGLIQKPIVLHQIANELRTVLQRAGEKL; from the exons ATGGAAAtcactcctcctcctcttcttcttctttttctgttgttgttgttctttctttgttatCTTGTTCTCTGTGCTTCTGCCACCGACGTAGATTTTGACAACTGCAACTGCGATGATGGGGAAGGGATTTGGAGCATACATAGCATACTCGTTGGCCAAAAAGTCAGCGATTTTTTCATTGCCGTTGCTTATTTTTCCATACCCATTGAACTCCTTTACTTTGTTAGCCGTTCAAACGTTCCATTCAAATTGCTCTTCCTTCAATTTATTGCCTTCATAGTGCTCTGTGGCATGACCCATTTACTCAATGCTTATTCTTATCATGGCCCTCCTTCCTTCCAATTGCTGCTCTCCCTAACCGTCGCTAAATTCCTCACTGCTCTTGTTTCCTGTGCAACCGCTTTAACCCTTCCCCCTCTCATCCCTCTTCTCCTCAAAATCAAAGTTAGGGAGCTTTTCCTGAGGCAGAATGTGATGGAGCTTGGCCAAGAGGTTGGGATGATGAAGAAACAGAAGGAGGCAAGCTGGCATGTTAGGATGCTCACTAGGGAAATTAGGAAGTCTCTTGATAAGCACAACATCCTCTACACTACCCTTGTTGAGCTTTCTAAGGCGTTGGATTTGCATAATTGCGCAGTTTGGATGCCGAATGAGGACCGGCGAGAGATGCACTTGACTCACGAGTTGAAAACCAACTCTGCCAAGAATTTTCAGAATTCTATTCCGGTGAACGACCCTGATGTATTGGAGATAAGAAAGACCAAGGGGGTGAAGATTTTGAGGCCCGATTCTGCAATAGGAGCTGCGAGTAGTGGTGGCTCTGCGGAGTTGGGTGCTGTGGCAGCTATTCGCATGCCGTTACTTCATGTATCAAATTTCAAAGGAGGGACACCCCAGTTGGTTGAGACTTGTTATGCTATacttgttttggttcttccaagtTCAAGCACTAGGGTTTGGACCTACCATGAGATGGAGATAGTTGAAGTGGTTGCTGATCAGGTGGCTGTTGCCCTGTCTCATGCCTCTGTTCTTGAAGAGTCTCAGCAAATGAGACAGAAGCTGGAAGAGCGGAACCGAGCGTTGCAACAAGCTAAAAAGAATGCAATGATGGCCAGCCAGGCAAGGAAGTCATTTCAGGAGGTGATGAGCCATGGAATGCGGAGGCCTATGCATTCTATTTTGGGGATGCTTTCATTGTTTCAAGAGGATAATTTAAGGTCTGAGCAGAAGATTATTGGTGATACAATGTTGAAGGTTGGCCATGTGCTCTCCAGTTTGATTAATGATGTAATGGagatttcagaaaatgaaaagggaGGCTTTCGGTTAGAGATGAAACCTTTCCTTCTGCATTCAATGATGAGGGAAGCTGCTTCCATTGCCAAGTGTTTGTGTGTTTATGAAGGCTTTGGTTTTGAAATTGATGTCCAGAAGTCTTTGCCTGAAACAGTTATGGGTGATGAGGCAAGGACTTTCCAAGTAATTTTACACATGATTGGCTATTTATTGAACATGAATGACAAAGGGACTCTCAATTTTCGAGTTTTTCTTGAAAGTGATGGTGGAGACAGGgatgataaaaatattggaaTATGGAGATCAAGCAGTCAAAATGAGTATGtacatataaaatttgattttcagaTTACTGAGAGTTCTCAGTCAGACAAAGCAATTTCAACAATACATTATAGTAGTAGGAGGCAGTACTACAACAATGAACCTAAGGAGGGCCTGAGCTTCAGCATGTGCAAAAAGTTGGTACAG ATGATGCAAGGTAATATATGGATATCACCGAACTCCCTTGGTTTGGTGCAAGGCATGACACTTCTTCTCAAGTTTCAGATAGGACCATCACTTGGAAAATCCATATTTGCACCTAAAGATTATTCAAGCTCACAGTTCAGAGGCCTTAAGGTTTTGTTAGCCGAGGATGATGGTGTAAACAGGACCGTGACCAAGAAGCTACTTGAGAAGCTTGGTTGTCAAGTAATTGCTGTTTCATCGGGGTTTGAGTGCCTGAGTGCTATAAGTGGTGCTGGTAACTCATTCAGAATTATCCTGTTGGATCTTCACATGCCCGAAATGGAAGGCTTTGAAGTGGCAAAGAGAATCCGGAAGTTCCACAGCCGTAGTTGGCCCTTGATTATAGCTCTTATAGCAAGTGCGGAAGAACATGTGAGGGAGAAATGCCTACTTGCTGGAATGAATGGATTGATCCAAAAACCTATCGTACTTCATCAGATAGCAAATGAACTTAGAACAGTCCTACAAAGAGCAGGTGAAAAACTGTGA